In candidate division WOR-3 bacterium, a single window of DNA contains:
- a CDS encoding CoA-transferase, whose product MFLEVSYMEILESGTGELFHPPDPDGFREWVHKHKNTRLVSKIMLEQEAIARFVQDGDYIGTELYGTVRAPMSLIRELIRQGKKHLKVAGQGVHELDLLLAADLVDCLDITYIGWELYGISSILRRAVESGRVKTAEWSNAAISWRFKAAAMGVSFIPVRSMLGTDTFKYSAAKIAKDPWTGKPVCLLPALYLDVGLIHVHQADEYGNCRIEGISGFAVELARASKKLIISAEEIISNEEIRRYPERTIIPYYLVDAVVPAKYGSHPGEMCYRY is encoded by the coding sequence ATGTTTTTGGAGGTTAGTTATATGGAAATATTAGAATCAGGCACTGGAGAACTCTTTCACCCCCCAGATCCAGATGGCTTCCGGGAATGGGTTCACAAACATAAAAATACCCGATTGGTTTCCAAAATCATGTTAGAACAGGAAGCCATTGCACGCTTCGTTCAAGACGGGGATTACATCGGAACTGAACTATACGGAACTGTCCGGGCACCGATGTCGCTAATACGGGAGTTGATTCGGCAGGGTAAGAAACACCTTAAAGTCGCGGGACAGGGCGTCCATGAACTTGATCTTCTTCTTGCTGCTGATCTTGTTGACTGCCTGGATATTACTTACATAGGTTGGGAACTCTACGGAATTTCCTCAATTTTACGTCGTGCGGTGGAATCAGGTCGTGTTAAGACCGCTGAATGGTCCAATGCGGCAATTTCCTGGCGGTTCAAAGCAGCAGCCATGGGTGTATCGTTTATCCCTGTTCGTTCAATGCTGGGTACTGATACTTTTAAATACTCAGCAGCCAAAATTGCCAAAGACCCCTGGACTGGGAAACCGGTATGCTTGCTTCCTGCTCTTTACCTTGATGTCGGCCTTATCCACGTTCATCAGGCTGATGAATACGGCAATTGCCGAATTGAAGGCATATCCGGATTTGCAGTGGAACTGGCTCGTGCATCCAAGAAATTAATCATTTCCGCCGAGGAAATTATATCCAATGAAGAAATCCGGCGCTATCCCGAAAGAACAATTATTCCCTACTATCTAGTGGATGCTGTAGTTCCTGCTAAATATGGTTCTCACCCAGGCGAGATGTGCTACCGGTACT
- a CDS encoding 4Fe-4S binding protein, whose translation MAIEKYRRSGVLTFNDLKRNGFVPSYSRLQKRPVVLIECIENIPCNPCAYACPRGAIKIEGALINKPSVDFEICNGCGICITKCPGLAIFVINYNYTKTHASIAMPYEFIPRPQPDAKVLCLDRNGNKVCYGRVIKVLDSQSFNRCAVVTVAVSKRFWKDVRHIRLI comes from the coding sequence ATGGCAATTGAAAAATACAGGCGTTCCGGTGTTTTGACATTTAACGATCTTAAAAGAAATGGGTTTGTTCCTTCGTATTCTCGGCTCCAGAAAAGACCGGTTGTGTTGATTGAATGTATTGAAAATATCCCCTGCAATCCCTGTGCTTATGCTTGTCCCAGAGGGGCAATTAAAATTGAAGGTGCTCTTATAAACAAACCCAGCGTAGACTTTGAAATTTGTAACGGGTGCGGGATATGTATAACCAAATGCCCGGGGTTGGCAATATTTGTAATCAATTACAATTATACCAAAACCCATGCTTCCATTGCGATGCCGTATGAGTTCATCCCGCGTCCTCAACCCGATGCTAAGGTTTTATGCCTTGATCGCAACGGTAATAAAGTTTGTTACGGCAGGGTTATCAAAGTTCTTGACAGTCAAAGCTTTAACCGGTGTGCAGTTGTTACTGTTGCTGTTTCCAAGAGATTCTGGAAAGATGTAAGGCATATACGATTGATTTGA
- a CDS encoding (2Fe-2S)-binding protein, translated as MGHGNRTKRAVKKSALNSVIVCRCEEISEDEVRQAIKNGYHSPEELKRILRIGMGHCSGRGCMRVVARMIEEIAGIPIAKLQFPKSRPPVKPIKLQLLGQYRYESENS; from the coding sequence ATGGGGCATGGCAATAGAACAAAGCGTGCAGTAAAGAAATCTGCTTTAAATTCTGTTATAGTTTGTCGGTGCGAGGAGATTTCCGAAGATGAAGTTCGACAGGCGATTAAAAATGGCTATCATTCGCCCGAAGAGTTAAAACGGATATTGCGCATCGGAATGGGACATTGCAGTGGAAGAGGGTGCATGAGGGTTGTTGCTAGAATGATCGAAGAAATAGCCGGCATTCCCATAGCAAAATTGCAGTTTCCCAAATCACGACCACCGGTAAAACCGATAAAATTGCAGTTACTCGGTCAATACAGATATGAGTCGGAAAACAGCTGA
- a CDS encoding FAD-binding oxidoreductase, translating into MSRKTADAVIVGGGIIGAAVGYHLAKAGFKVTLLEKKFPCAGSTGRCIGGIRAQFSHELTIKVMLLSIKLFQNFKEEVGDDIEWYAGGYLFLAFDEERKRSFLKAIEIQRQCGLDVAFVSADECARIVPGLNTEGLIGGAWCPTDGQANPFKVTFGYLKRMRDLGSKVYTETEVVGININKGRVVSVVTNRGDEFFAPVVLNAAGPWASEVGRMAGVSVPVTPDRHEALVTEAVERCLDPMLVDYRSDGCYFLQHYGTGHIIGCYTPVPLVPGYRLDSSDEFITEMPRRMIRLLPKLSSVKVLRQWAGSYEMSPDGNPICGRTSIEGYFVAAGMSGHGFMFGPAIGKLMAEMITTGKSTIDLSEFRLDRSFTKSEAMR; encoded by the coding sequence ATGAGTCGGAAAACAGCTGATGCAGTAATTGTAGGCGGAGGAATAATTGGTGCTGCCGTAGGATATCATCTTGCTAAGGCAGGTTTTAAAGTGACTTTGTTAGAAAAAAAATTCCCGTGCGCCGGATCGACTGGTCGCTGTATCGGGGGTATCAGGGCACAGTTTTCCCATGAGTTAACTATTAAGGTGATGCTTCTAAGTATTAAACTATTTCAAAATTTCAAAGAAGAAGTTGGGGACGATATTGAATGGTATGCCGGCGGATATCTTTTTTTGGCTTTTGACGAAGAACGTAAAAGATCATTCTTGAAAGCAATAGAAATTCAGCGGCAATGCGGTCTTGATGTTGCATTTGTTAGTGCTGATGAATGTGCGCGTATTGTTCCGGGATTGAATACTGAAGGATTGATCGGGGGGGCATGGTGTCCTACGGACGGACAGGCGAATCCATTCAAGGTGACATTTGGCTATCTGAAAAGAATGAGGGATCTGGGTTCTAAAGTATATACAGAAACGGAAGTTGTGGGTATAAATATTAACAAAGGGCGCGTTGTTTCAGTGGTAACTAACAGGGGAGACGAGTTCTTTGCTCCAGTAGTCCTGAATGCGGCCGGTCCTTGGGCGTCAGAAGTGGGGAGGATGGCGGGAGTAAGTGTACCAGTTACACCGGATCGGCATGAGGCGCTGGTAACCGAAGCAGTTGAAAGGTGTTTGGATCCTATGCTGGTTGATTATCGTTCTGATGGCTGTTACTTCCTTCAGCATTATGGAACTGGACATATAATAGGTTGTTATACGCCGGTTCCTTTAGTTCCCGGCTACCGTTTAGATTCAAGTGATGAATTTATTACTGAGATGCCGCGAAGGATGATACGTTTGCTGCCGAAGTTATCCAGTGTAAAAGTTTTGAGACAATGGGCGGGTTCTTACGAAATGAGTCCGGATGGCAATCCAATATGCGGTCGAACATCGATTGAAGGATACTTTGTGGCTGCTGGTATGAGCGGGCATGGTTTTATGTTCGGTCCGGCAATTGGTAAATTAATGGCAGAAATGATTACTACAGGAAAATCTACGATAGACTTATCTGAATTTCGGTTAGATCGTTCCTTTACGAAATCTGAAGCAATGAGATAA